The genomic region TATTCGGATATATTTTGAATGAATTTTCAAAATATTTGCTAATTATCGAAATATTTTCGATTATTGAGCAAATATTTACGATTCGAAATCCGCACGGAGGGATGATATGGCAAAAAGCAATAGAGTTACACAAAGTAATGAAGGTTTCACCGGTCTAGAAGCCGCCATCGTATTGATAGCATTCGTGGTCGTTGCGGCAGTCTTCTCCTACGTTATGCTAGGGGCCGGCTTCTTCACGTCTCAGAAGAGCAAAGAAGTGGTGCACACTGGCGTCGATCAAGCAACCTCTTCGATAGAACTCGCAGGAGATATCATCGGCGTTGGCGATCCAGTGACGCAAAACTTAACTGCCGTTAAGATCACGGTGCAGCTGACCGCTGGTAACAACCCGGTAGACATAAACAAGACAATAATATCATACCGTACAACCAATACATACAATGCGTCGGTGTTTGACGGATCTAATCCGGACGAGGTACAGTGGATTACCACTGTTAATGAGGGAACTCCAAACAATTTGCTTGAGAAATATGAGAAAGTACAGTTAACTATACCAATAATTGCCGCTGAACAGGTCGGTCCTAACCAGAAGATAGTTCTAGAGGTCAAACCGCCAACTGGTGCAATTTTAGCTATCCAGGGTACAACACCAGCAGCTATTGACCCGGTAATGGTGCTTTATTAAGCACCATTTTTCTATTTAACATCATTTTTATTAAATGATGAACAGTCATAAGCGCTATTCACGCTATAAAAAAGAGGAGGCAAAAGACTTGGAAGACGCTGGCACAGGCACTTTAAACGCCAACCTGGAACCGAATAAAAGGATAGAGAATATAGAAAAAGAGCTCCACATACTTAAAGGGTCCATAAAAAAACTAATGATCGACATTCGGGAAGAGATGAATAACTATGAAAACCCGTTCTTAAACCTTCAACAGTTCCAGGCCACGATACCTGCAGAAGAAGTAAAAGATATTGGCGAAATCGATGAAAACTCCTCAGAGAATATAGAAGACCAGCCTGATGAAGAGCCTTTAAGTGCCTCTCCTGAATCAAAAAAACCTGAAAGCGAGACCCATAGCAAGGAAAAAGGGGCAATCCAATCCAACAAGCTCCAAAAAATGGAGCTAGAGAAAATAATCAAGATGATGCAATGGACGAGAGCCGTGCTGGCAAAAAATGGACCCGAACGATTCAACAATTTGCTTGATGTTTATATTGCAATGGGATATCTGAGCGTTGATACAAAAAACATAATTGAAAAAATGAGCAAGCTCTTTCCAGCAAGCGC from Methanocella conradii HZ254 harbors:
- a CDS encoding archaellin/type IV pilin N-terminal domain-containing protein; its protein translation is MAKSNRVTQSNEGFTGLEAAIVLIAFVVVAAVFSYVMLGAGFFTSQKSKEVVHTGVDQATSSIELAGDIIGVGDPVTQNLTAVKITVQLTAGNNPVDINKTIISYRTTNTYNASVFDGSNPDEVQWITTVNEGTPNNLLEKYEKVQLTIPIIAAEQVGPNQKIVLEVKPPTGAILAIQGTTPAAIDPVMVLY